Within the Fusarium keratoplasticum isolate Fu6.1 chromosome 1, whole genome shotgun sequence genome, the region TGCGCGTTCTGCCCACCGAGCTGCTCTACCACATCATCGAGTCCGTCCTCCCCTCGAATCCTCGCGCCTTGATACCGCCGTCGCACATCTCGACAAAGACGCTCCTCGCCTTGACTCGGGTCTCGCGCGACACGTACCGATTGGCTACTCGACTTCTGCGAGAGCGATGCCTCTATATCGACACGGACCGCCGCCTGGCCGACCTCTTGCTCTGCGTCCCTCGCTTTGTCCCGAGCCTGCCGCCCGTCTTGTCCCTGCGGAACATCACATCTCTCTATCTGGCTCCGTTCGGTGAATCCCTCGATGATCAGCCCACGGCGATCTGGGTGCGGGAGCTCTTTTGCGAGGTCTGCGAGacgctgaggaggctggtgGTTCTCATGCCATTCCAGAGCCTGGATCCCCTCGATGACCACCTCAGCATCCGGAGAACCCTCCGCGAGGGGTTTGAGCGGCTGCACAGGCTGCAGGAATTTGTCTGCCTCGGCGACTATCCGGCGCTGAGTGTCCCCGACAGCCCCACGGACGTATGGAGGCTATGGCCCGACCTCGAGCGCCTCACGCTGTTCGGGGCGCCGGTGGACAGCCACTGGCTGTGGTGGGACATTGCGACGCTCCCCAAGCTGCAGCATGTCATCCTCGCGCGGTCCCTCAATGTCGAggccaccaacatcaaggatGAGTACTTTCATAAGCTGCCCCGGGATGACGCCAAACTCGACCGGGACATCAAGATCGTGCTGCTAGACGCCGGGTTCGTGTGGAGGGGGGTCAAGACGGATCGCTGGAAGCAGATTGACCCCAAGAAACGCATGACGGTTGAGCTGTACGATGTTCCCACCTCGTTCTACGGTGACGAGATGCCCCGAGAGCTGGTGACGACGTGGGTGAGGCGAGGAGCATTAGATGGAAGCTTGTGGGATTGGCAAGGGACCGTTGTGGAGGAGTCTTGACAAGCAAGTCACGATATAGATAACTTGAGATATAATACCGGGTAGAGTCGAGGACGGTCTAGACCTCGAAGGCGTTTGTAAATGATTATTCACACCGACGCAAAACTAGGCTTCCCTGTACAACTTGTATATGGATCATCTGGTATCGAATGGAGATCTCGTGAATATCTGTAATCTGTGGATATTTCTGCTGAGTCGTTAGAAACTCGGTGCCTGGTTCCCCACGTTCGGCGAGTTGTGGATCTAGAGACCGACCGCCAAGTTCTGGTGATCCGGCAAAACGGCAAAAACAACAGCAGACCAACAGTAACGCAGACAAATGGAAATGCACCTCTTCGGACTATTATTCCTAGTACGCGGATCACAGCCCCTCCCCCCTCACTCGAGGGTCCCGCGAGATCGCAGTCCATCCGCGGGTTTAACGGGAAACGGTGAAGGTCCAGGGTAGCAGATATCCGCGCCTCGCTGGTACGTTTGGTGGTCAGCAGCAAACGACCTTTCCCCCACCGAAGCTTCCGAGGCCTGTTCCCGGGGGAAGGAGAGGGGGCGGGGGATCCACCGAAGCCCCCAAAGGACGCTAGAAATCCTCCACCGGAGCCCCGTGCCCGAGCTGCTCCCCCCTTGCGACCTGCCTGAATAGGGCGACCCTTCAGCGGGTTCGGCCCATTCTTTCGCAGCGGGCTCCGGCTTCGCTTTTTCCAGAAAAcccgccatcgccatcggaTTGGAAACCACCTTGCTGCCCCCCCAAAAATACATACGCCCTTTTGCTGCGGTTCGACGTTTATCGTCAAACTCCCCCTCCACGCCGCCATTCGGaactttttttcttttcttttttggcCTTGAGATTTGGGTTACAGTCTTGGTTGCATCTCTCCACATCATTCCTCCCATCCCGACTCCCTCTCTGGCATCTTCGACCTtgccatgtcctcgtcggccgtcCCAGACAGGAGCTAGCAGCAGAACACAAAAAAAAGGCTCTGAAACTCTATCCGTAACCCAACCCTCCCTCGcataaagaaaaaaacagCACCGGGCATGCCCGCGCGCCACAGCCTGCTGTAAAACCGTTTGACCTGTCAGACTCGAGCTTGATTCCcacttgctgctgctgctgctcgaccCTCGAAACCCCCCGAGATCCCGATCCTTCCGAGCACCGTTTGAACGGTTCCCGCTCCGCTCCCCGTTGACCATGCCCGACAAGTCGGCGTCGGTCGTCACCTACGCCGCCGGAGCCTctctcgccgccgccgccctcatcTACGTCTTTGCGCCCAACTTTTCCATCGACCACGATCCTGCGAGCTCAAAGAAGAAGTCCATTGTCGGTCTGCGGAACCAGGCCAATGACTGCTTCATCAACTCGGTCCTCCAGGCCCTCGCCGGCCTCGGGGAGCTGCGCGTCTACCTGATCCGCGAGACGCACCGTCGCCGTATTGAGGATCCCGCCGTCTATGCCAGTCTCGTCCAGCCCGAGGGCAAACAGATGGCACAATGGAAGCTACAGGGTCTGCAGGAGGGTCTCGTCACCCAGGGATTGAAGGAGATGCTGGATGCGCTTAACGAACGCCCCATCTATAGGAAGTCCATTTCCCCTTTCCAGTTCGTCAAGGTCCTGGAGGCTGCTTTTAAGCAGAGGATTAGCCGCCAGCAGCAGGACGCGCAGGAGTTCCTGCAGATTGTCGCTGAGCGGCTCAAGGATGAGTATCACTGCGGCCAGCGCGCAAGACTCCACGCTCGGAGAGGTCTCATAGCCAGGCCCAGCACTGTGAGCCTCGATCAAACGTCGAGCAGCCAGGTCAACGGGAATGATAGCGATGGATCGTCACAGGAGCAGTCAGCCAGCAACGACAACGGTGATTCTGCCATTGAACCGTCCACGGAAGCCGAGATCCCCCAGATCAACGGCCAATTACCAATTGAAATAGAGGAGGGCTTCCCCATGGAGGGAAAATACGAGTCCCATCTGGAGTGCCAGACTTGTCGATACAAGACCAAGCCACGGGAGGAAACCTTCTGTACCATCACACTGGCTGTGCCACAGGTCTCGAGCACAACCCTCAACGGGTGCTTTGACGGAATCTTCAAGACCGAGTTTATTGACGACTTCAAGTGCGAGATGTGCCGCCTGCTGCAGACAAGGAACAATCTAAAAGACGAGATTGCCAAGTCGACATCTGACAGCTTCAAGGCGCAAGCCCAGGAGAGCCTCGATAAGCTGCAGTACGCCATTGACACCGACCCCGAGAACCCCCCAGAGGATGTGGAGCTTGGAGATATGCGGTATGCGCCCAAGCGGAGAATCGCAAAGACGACTCGCATGTCCATCTTCCCCAAGATCTTGGCCATTCACCTCTCGCGGTCCATCTATGACGCTGGGCAGATGACGCAGAAGAACTCTGCCAAGGTCTCTTTCCCAGAGCAACTGCCCCTGGGTGGCTTGATGGACCAGAGGAAGTAcaagcttctcggccttgtaACCCATCGTGGTGGACATAACAGTGGTCACTACGAAGCCTTCAGGCGGCAAAATCTCCCTGCCCCCTACTCCAACCCAAACACTTTCCACCCTTCCGAGGTCTACAGCAAGACCCCGACGCCTATTTCTACCCCGGTGATTGGGGCTCGCCCGACACACAGCCCGGCAATCTCGACCCCTGATCTCctctcggcatcgtcgggCGACAGCTCGTCGACGCCGTCCCTGGAGTCAATGGCTGCCCCTCCGAGGAGCGTTCCCTCGGATCTGCGCACCTCGATTAGCCTCCCAGCAATAGGCAAGAAGGACTCCGAGACTGTCAGTCTTCGCTCTGTCGCCGCATCTACCAAGTCGGCGCTCTCCAAGCTCACGTCTCCGAAGCAGACACACGACAGCCCGTCACCTCCAAAGCCAGTGGTTTCGCCGCCCAGACGATCGAAGAGGCGCAAGACGACGGACAAGTGGTGGCGGGTCAACGACGAAAAGGTGCGCGAGGCAAAGACCAGCGAGGTGCTGGGCATGCAGCGGGAGGTGTATCTGCTATTCtacgagctcgagaaggatTCCTAGTGGGCTTCGGCTCGGAAGCGTCTATTCTCGGGCCGTTGATCATGTGCCACGAAGTGATGGATGTGTATTTGTTACTGCTGATGTTTGCTCTACTCAAAGGGGGCGTGGCCGGGACTTTTTGGTGAAAAGTCGGCCCGTGTTTCATCTTCATGCTTGTTTATTATTTTTGTTGCATGGGTTGGCGTTGCAAAATGCCGGTGTTTCGATGTGGTTTAGATTCCATTGTTTCTTGATGAAGGATATCAGTACTTTTTTTTGGTGGGAAGACGGGGTTGAAGTTGAGCGGGTTTTGTAGATGGTGACGGTCTTTCAGAAGAAGATAGAACGGTACCAGGCGTACCTGCATATGAAAATCAATACAGCGCATCTCTTAGAACGATAGTCCCTCTATATATCTTGTCTGGAGAACTGGAGTATGGGAGTACAATACATCGTCGGAGCTATTCTCTTTGCTAGTGTTTGAGAGACTCTGTTTCGGCTGTTCCTCACGTCAATTAGttgctcaagctcaaccgCAACCGAAACAAGGACATTGTGGGATACCGATATTGGATGCTACCTCGCAGCCTAGGGTGGCCTTCTAGAAGACACACCATGTCAGCCTCGTTGCAGACTGCAGAACTACTGGCATGTTTCCGAGAGCAGGGTGCTTCTAGCCTGCAGATTGTCAACAGCACCTGCCGAGAGTCTTACTCGAGTGATGACCACAGGGAACACAATCAATATCCTTGTCATCATGCGCATGATGCATGTCATGAACGGCTGTCTCAATATAGCCTTTGTCCAGTTACGGTCATGGTGTGTACATATTAGGCAAGATAGAGTTTCTTGGCTGATACGAGAATAATGGGAAAAATGGCTAAATTCTATTTTGACGAGGGTTCGGTGATCACCTGTGTTGGCTTTGAAACAATATCCTTGTCTGTTTATGTTGGCTCTCCTTTTTCCTTTGGATGGACGGGCCGACTATGTTGTGTGATCATGCTAGGTATTTGGTCATATTCTGGAGCAGTCAGCTTGCCTGAATAAAAAGAACGGTTGATAGATAGAAACCGGCAGACACCATCACCGATGAAAATAAGGATCGATATAGGGTATACAGAGGCTAATTGAAACATTTCACGATCCAAATCTGCCTTGGAGGGATTCACAAGATTGCGCATCACCCTAGCAGCCAATCATGTTCATCTCATCCCTTGCACCCGCGGCTGCTGAGTCATCAAAAGGAGTCGAGGCCAACGTCAAGCATGACGACCCAGCCTTGGTCGTTGCTGTTCCAAGCCTGATTTCGTTGCATCTGGCCTCATCGATAATCATCATTTCACTCCTTTCTTTTCATCTGGATTCTGAAGTCCTCGGATTGAAGCTGGTTGTGTTTTTTTCTTACTCTTCATGCTGAAATTGTAGACGCAAAAACCTACAGCTACGACTTGCCCATTTCAGTGGTCCAGAGTGGGCAAAGGATCAGCACACACGTCTGCATTGACGTTTTCTCACTTGGATCAAGGCATTGACAAAGAAGAAACGTTTCCTTTGCGGTTATGAGAACTTCATGAGAATAGTAGCCTCATGAGAATGGTGCGGCGCAAAATTGGCACCTCAGCAAGTCACATCGGCTCCCCCTGAGCCTCACATCACCACATTCTAAACTCACCCATTTCCCAAAATGGCTATACTTTCTCGCCGcctccgtcgtcgtctcAAGACTCCCTTCATCCTAatcatcctctccctcttcatcatctaCTCCATTCTCCCACACGACTCAGCCATCCGCTTGGCCCTCGTCTTCAACGTATCACGCTTCTTCAACCTTTTACGCGGCGCCACGACAGACCGTGACGCATGGCTCCGAGCACCGGCGCGGTATAGCGTGGATCTGAGCACCGAGGTCGGCTACCTCATCAAGACCGGCTATGGTACCCGCCACCGCGTGCCCGACCAGCTCGCTGCGTTTGCCTCAACCGGCGGCTATCTGGGAAAGGAGGGTCAGAGTTTTCTCGTCGTTGGCGATTGGACCACGGTGAACCAGACGGATGCGGCGCTGATGGGCGTCACTGTGCATGATGCCATCAAGAGAGTCATGGAGACCAAGATCCGAGGCAAGGTTGAGGATTACCCGAGGCTGGTCAAGTACAGGAGCCTCCAGGAAAAGCTCGAGTcaggagatgaggatgaggctctgAGAATTGGCCAGAGCTTCGGCTGGGAGTTGGATGCACTCAAGGTATGTCCGTCCCTTCCGATAGTtggttggcgttggccaAATATGGATACCAAAACTAACCTCATGCAGTtcatcatgggcatggaGATGATCTACAAGGAGCTACCCGGCAAGAAGTGGTACATCATCCTGGACGATGATACCTTTCTAGTCCGCCCTTCACTGGAGCTCCTGCTGGGTCATGTTGACTACCGCAAGCCTCAGTACATTGGCAACGCCGTTGGAGACTTCAAGGCTCGCTTTGGGCACGGAGGATCTGGCATTCTCATCTCCGGAGAGGCCATGAGGCGCCTCTTTGAGCACCCGGGGATCGTCCAGGAGGCATACACCGAGTCCATGACTGAGACGTGGGGTGACCGGCTCGTAGCCACAACGCTCCAGAAGCTGGGGATCTATATCGAGGAGAGCTACAACCATCACTTTAACGGCGAACCGCCGTCAATCACGCGCATCTGGGGCGACCGTTTTTGTTCACCCCTGGTCTCCTTCCACGGCCTGCGCAAACCCGGTGAGATGCGCCACGTGGGGCAGACGCTCGCCGAAAGAGACCAGCCAGTGCTATGGCGCGACGTATGGGAGCTGTTCGGGGGCTCTCCCATGTCGACGCTCGAGGGACGACCGACCGAATTGACAGCCGACCATGTGGGCAAGCCTGACGAGCACACGCGTTCGTGGGGGGATGTGAGGAGCGCAAACGCCTGTCAGACTCGATGCCAGCAGAGCGGTAGGCGGTGCTTGGCATGGACATACGAGATGGAGAACGAGAGGTGTCACACGAGCCCTTGGGTTCTGCTGGGGGCGGATGGCGCTACGGCAAAGGCATCGGGGGTGAACTGGCCTGAGGTGAAGCCACTGCTCAGAGCCTGCtcatgatggagacggtGAGCTTCTGTGCAGCTGAGAAAGGGAGGATCCGAGAATTCAGTTCGGCTAGGGGCCAGCCCAGCTGTCGAATTCGAGTCCGGGACAGAGGGTATGGTTTGGGATGGGCTCCGGTGCATTGTTTTGCAAGGATGGGCGGCTTCGCCTGGCGGTATGGCACGCATGGAGTTCGTTAGACGGTGTATCATATCATGTATCATAGGTTGCCATAGGTTGTCATAGCTTGCCCCTTTTAGCGTCGACAGCAAAGCAAAAGCACGGCGTCTCATTGGAACAGCATGCACGGCCGGGCTAGCGACTCAAGAGCCGACCGATTTGGATAACCGGCGTGGAGAGGGACACTGGAACGTGGATCCCATCGTACGGAGGGGGCCCGGGGAGGCTACGGCGGTAAAGCCCGACCGACGTTCCAGGAATTCGGGAGCTAATCGCAGGCGAGTCACCAAGGCGAGATGGTGAGATGCGCGAAGGGGACGTGGTTGGCCAGACAGTCTGCAGCCCCTTGTTGACGGCTTTCGCTCGCTTGCTTCCCGCCGCGTCTGTCAACCGGGATGTTTGCTGATGGTTGTGTGCcaggatccatccatccgtccatccagcgagcgagcgagtgTTGAGGAAGCCATGGTATGGTTGGATTGGCGTCGGGTCGGCTGAGTGTGGAGAGGGTCTTCCTTTTGGTTCCATCAGATGGAGGTGTCGAGCTGAGAACTGAATCAGTCGcagcagctgaagaggagCTGCGAGAGTCAGTCAAACTCAGACATGGCTGAAGGCAAACAACGGTCGGCTGTGTCACTATGACTGAGGCAGTCCAGGACCCGTTTTGGGCCCTTTTCCCTCCTGTTTAGGCATCTGCCTCGGAGATGGAACATGGCATGGTGAGGTTACACAAGAAAGATGATAAGTACCAGGGGGTGTGAGAAATTGGAAGAAAGGGAAGAACCTAgggaaggggaaaaaaaaaggttcCCAAAGGTCGGTCGGTCCAGGgggggagatgagatgagattggggGGGAGTGTGGGCAGCGAGGAAATTTGACGGTGGCTTGGCGGGTACCGTTGTACCTTCCATGTGCTGTGCTGAAGTTGCTTCCATGGGAAGGGCCGGGTAAAACACACCTTCTGTAGAGATGGAGATATGGAAATGTGCTGCCCTGTGCTGTCCTGTACAGTAATTATGACGCTAGAATGATGAGCCGAGGATCGGGGATTTTCTGTGACGATCGGTACTGTAGGTTATGGCTGGATGGCTGGTGCTTGCTCGCCCCGTCCGTCAACCTCGCGTGTGCCCAACTGAGATGGATTCCCGTGAGATTGGATCAAATGTGGGTTTGTGAAGGTTTGGGTAGGTTCGCTGTCACCAGCTGGACGGGCTCGGGTAATTGAGTAGGTACATTAGCGTCTTGGGACCTCCCTGGGAGCTAAGGGTTTTAGGGACTCGTTCACTCGTGGGGTCCAGTGGCTTGcgggggatggatgggaccTGGAAGCAATGGATCCAATGGAGGGAAACAGGGCCCTTGCCTGACAGTTTCCATTTGTCTGGTCGTTGGACAGTAGAGGAACGGGCCCGATGGGCCCGATGCCAGCACGCCCCTTGGAGTTCCCACGTCCACGTCCGCCCATGGATGATTTGATTTGATTTGATTTGCGTATCGTACCCAGagggagaaaagagaaaacaGAACCTTACCTTTCTTTACTCCATAGGTAGGTACCTGGTCGTCTTGTCTTGCGAAGTACATACCCCTAAGGTCAGTCCAAGCGACCTTTCCCAGTCGTTCACAGCTCACTCCtgaaccaccaccaccacgacgcATACGACTTGTCACCGCCAAAAGCACGAATAGACGGACTTGTCGGGAAAAAAGGGGGGTGTGTGTCCTCGATTGTTGGGTGGACGAGCCTCGCGGCCCCTTGCTCCCTACGAACCATGAGTGGCACACAATCAAGCACGGGCGTGCGCCCTGCTATCAAAgctctttcttctttcacTCTCTGGCTGCTGGGTTTGCCCAGGCTTGTGCTTGTCCAGATGGAGTTTTGATGTTTTACCATGATGCATGCTCTGGGATTTCCTGTCAGACACCCATCTTTCCCTTCCCTTTCCTTCCCGGTGCGACAAGAGATTGCAGAAAAAACAAACCGGTCCCTGTTGGACGGGGACAAAGTGCGATTCCGTGCCGGAGGATGCTGATGCAAGTGGTTAATCCCGTCCATGGATCTGTCCCGGATCCATATCCTATCCAATGCCCACCCCCTAGCCGCACTTGTGCTGAGCCGCGTGCCCTCTTCACAAAAGTCATGGAAGCCAAGGAGTGCTACCTATGCTCGCCAGCTCCATGCCAAGTAAGGTCAATCCATGCTATATCCGCTGTCATGCCTTATGGACAGGGTCACTACTTGTTGTTTCGCAGAGGGAGCTTGGGTACGGTAGGTACCTGCCTACCGTATCTACCTAGCTTAGGACTAGCTGCCAAAATAATGAGCTGCCGTTAGACTTGCCCAAGGTGGTAAAGTCTGGCTGAGGGAGGTTGCTTCCAAGGGACCAGCCTGCAGTTGGATGGAACCGTAGATTCTCATGCCCTGATACAACCAAGACTAAGACCtccactgccactgccagGATGGAAGCTCTGGAAAGCTTGAACGCCCTTACTGCTCGGATTAAAAAAACCCGACCGTTCAATCAGCTTGTTCATGCTGGTCGTTTGTGGCAGGAGCATGAGCAGGATGCGCCGCTAATGCAGCTGCCTTTCAGCAAAAGCCTCTCTGTAGCTCGAGCTGGAGCTTCTATTCT harbors:
- a CDS encoding Apple domain-containing protein; protein product: MAILSRRLRRRLKTPFILIILSLFIIYSILPHDSAIRLALVFNVSRFFNLLRGATTDRDAWLRAPARYSVDLSTEVGYLIKTGYGTRHRVPDQLAAFASTGGYLGKEGQSFLVVGDWTTVNQTDAALMGVTVHDAIKRVMETKIRGKVEDYPRLVKYRSLQEKLESGDEDEALRIGQSFGWELDALKFIMGMEMIYKELPGKKWYIILDDDTFLVRPSLELLLGHVDYRKPQYIGNAVGDFKARFGHGGSGILISGEAMRRLFEHPGIVQEAYTESMTETWGDRLVATTLQKLGIYIEESYNHHFNGEPPSITRIWGDRFCSPLVSFHGLRKPGEMRHVGQTLAERDQPVLWRDVWELFGGSPMSTLEGRPTELTADHVGKPDEHTRSWGDVRSANACQTRCQQSGRRCLAWTYEMENERCHTSPWVLLGADGATAKASGVNWPEVKPLLRACS
- a CDS encoding Ubiquitin carboxyl-terminal hydrolase, which translates into the protein MPDKSASVVTYAAGASLAAAALIYVFAPNFSIDHDPASSKKKSIVGLRNQANDCFINSVLQALAGLGELRVYLIRETHRRRIEDPAVYASLVQPEGKQMAQWKLQGLQEGLVTQGLKEMLDALNERPIYRKSISPFQFVKVLEAAFKQRISRQQQDAQEFLQIVAERLKDEYHCGQRARLHARRGLIARPSTVSLDQTSSSQVNGNDSDGSSQEQSASNDNGDSAIEPSTEAEIPQINGQLPIEIEEGFPMEGKYESHLECQTCRYKTKPREETFCTITLAVPQVSSTTLNGCFDGIFKTEFIDDFKCEMCRLLQTRNNLKDEIAKSTSDSFKAQAQESLDKLQYAIDTDPENPPEDVELGDMRYAPKRRIAKTTRMSIFPKILAIHLSRSIYDAGQMTQKNSAKVSFPEQLPLGGLMDQRKYKLLGLVTHRGGHNSGHYEAFRRQNLPAPYSNPNTFHPSEVYSKTPTPISTPVIGARPTHSPAISTPDLLSASSGDSSSTPSLESMAAPPRSVPSDLRTSISLPAIGKKDSETVSLRSVAASTKSALSKLTSPKQTHDSPSPPKPVVSPPRRSKRRKTTDKWWRVNDEKVREAKTSEVLGMQREVYLLFYELEKDS